Proteins from one Microbacterium hatanonis genomic window:
- a CDS encoding MFS transporter: MTSPRTAPVAASTPERSPWPALFALVIGFFMILVDTTIVSVANPAIKAALDPTTTNLDNVVWVTSAYLLAYAVPLLITGRLGDRFGPKNIYLIGLAVFTLASLACGLSGSLEVLVVARAVQGLGAAMMTPQTMAVITRTFPANRRGAAMGLWGATAGVATLVGPLAGGLLVDGFGWEWIFFINIPVGVIAFVAAWRLVPKLATNPHRFDILGVILSAIALFLIVFGLQEGEHYDWAGWVWAMIAAGVVVLAVFIWTQARTKAEPLVPLGLFRERNFSVSNLAITTVGFTVTSMTLPLFFFIQLARGLTPTQSALLLIPMAVLSGVLAPFAGRLLDRTDPRFLLVPGLVLVAGSLIWYSTLMNLDTPIWMFLLPSAMMGIGNAGMWGPLATTATRMLPRDQAGAGAGIYNATRTIGSVLGSAAIAAFMQSRLEANLPGASDATSGFGGGTLPAQVAGPFAEAMSQTILLPVAVMVVGIIAVLFLRRPSVIPAHGERRAAPAAADN, translated from the coding sequence ATGACTTCACCGCGCACCGCGCCCGTCGCCGCATCCACTCCCGAACGAAGCCCCTGGCCCGCGCTCTTCGCGCTCGTCATCGGGTTCTTCATGATCCTCGTCGACACCACGATCGTGTCCGTCGCGAACCCCGCGATCAAGGCGGCGCTCGACCCCACCACGACCAACCTCGACAACGTCGTGTGGGTCACCAGCGCCTACCTGCTGGCCTACGCGGTTCCGCTGCTGATCACCGGACGCCTCGGCGACCGCTTCGGCCCGAAGAACATCTATCTCATCGGTCTCGCCGTCTTCACCCTCGCCTCGCTCGCGTGCGGCCTGTCGGGCTCGCTCGAGGTGCTCGTGGTCGCGCGCGCCGTGCAGGGGCTCGGTGCCGCGATGATGACCCCGCAGACGATGGCCGTCATCACGCGCACCTTCCCGGCGAACCGGCGCGGTGCCGCCATGGGCCTGTGGGGAGCGACCGCGGGCGTCGCGACTCTCGTCGGGCCGCTCGCCGGAGGGCTCCTCGTCGACGGATTCGGCTGGGAATGGATCTTCTTCATCAACATCCCCGTCGGCGTGATCGCGTTCGTCGCGGCCTGGCGTCTCGTTCCAAAGCTCGCGACGAACCCGCACCGGTTCGACATCCTCGGCGTGATCCTCAGCGCGATCGCCCTCTTCCTCATCGTGTTCGGCCTGCAGGAGGGCGAGCACTACGACTGGGCGGGCTGGGTGTGGGCGATGATCGCCGCCGGCGTCGTCGTGCTCGCGGTCTTCATCTGGACGCAGGCCCGCACGAAGGCCGAGCCGCTCGTTCCTCTCGGGCTCTTCCGCGAGCGCAACTTCTCGGTGTCGAACCTCGCGATCACCACGGTCGGATTCACCGTGACGAGCATGACGCTGCCGCTGTTCTTCTTCATCCAGCTCGCCCGGGGCCTCACTCCGACCCAGTCGGCGCTGCTGCTCATCCCGATGGCGGTGCTCTCGGGCGTGCTCGCGCCGTTCGCCGGCCGGCTGCTCGACCGCACCGACCCGCGTTTCCTGCTGGTGCCCGGGCTCGTCCTCGTGGCCGGATCGCTCATCTGGTACTCGACGCTCATGAACCTCGACACCCCGATCTGGATGTTCCTCCTCCCCTCCGCGATGATGGGCATCGGCAACGCAGGCATGTGGGGCCCCCTGGCGACCACCGCGACGCGGATGCTGCCGCGCGATCAGGCGGGCGCCGGCGCGGGCATCTACAACGCCACCCGCACGATCGGGTCGGTGCTCGGCTCGGCCGCGATCGCCGCGTTCATGCAGTCGCGGCTCGAGGCCAACCTCCCCGGCGCGTCGGATGCGACCAGCGGGTTCGGCGGAGGCACACTGCCGGCCCAGGTCGCCGGGCCTTTCGCCGAAGCGATGTCGCAGACGATCCTGCTCCCCGTCGCGGTGATGGTGGTCGGCATCATCGCCGTCCTGTTCCTGCGCCGCCCGAGCGTGATCCCCGCGCACGGCGAGCGTCGCGCCGCACCCGCGGCGGCCGACAACTGA
- a CDS encoding PadR family transcriptional regulator, which produces MSDAARLTPLGVVVLALLREGEMHPYEMMRMLRQRRDDRLVRIQNGTFYHTVSRLERAGLLTEVGVDRDGNRPERTTYRLTDAGDTAVIDWVRRELPRMDHPAEFRIALAEAHNLDRGEVAALLAERRIALVAELDAHRRGLADSATRGTPDQFLVEVSRQATLLDAELAWQDALHARLVDGSLPWGVDEIPDHVHHSNAAIRKSLS; this is translated from the coding sequence ATGAGCGACGCCGCCCGCCTGACGCCCCTCGGGGTCGTCGTGCTCGCGCTCCTGCGCGAGGGCGAGATGCATCCCTACGAGATGATGCGGATGCTGCGACAGCGCCGCGACGACCGGCTCGTGCGCATTCAGAACGGCACGTTCTACCACACCGTCTCGCGCCTCGAGCGGGCGGGGCTCCTCACCGAGGTGGGCGTCGATCGCGACGGCAACCGCCCCGAGCGCACGACCTACCGGCTCACCGATGCGGGCGACACGGCCGTCATCGACTGGGTGCGACGGGAGCTGCCGCGTATGGATCACCCGGCGGAGTTCCGTATCGCGCTCGCCGAGGCCCACAACCTCGATCGGGGCGAGGTCGCCGCTCTCCTCGCGGAGCGCCGCATCGCCCTCGTCGCCGAACTCGACGCGCATCGGAGGGGTCTCGCCGACTCCGCGACGCGCGGCACCCCCGATCAGTTCCTCGTCGAGGTGAGTCGCCAGGCGACCTTGCTCGACGCCGAGCTCGCCTGGCAGGACGCCCTTCACGCGCGCCTCGTCGACGGCTCGCTCCCGTGGGGGGTCGATGAGATCCCCGACCACGTACATCACTCGAACGCCGCTATCCGAAAGTCCCTGTCATGA
- a CDS encoding MmcQ/YjbR family DNA-binding protein: MVDRAAMERAHEIFDPIAADHLARPDVDIGPMFGTEGLRVRGKVYAFVEHQGGLIAKVPQSRADALCADGTALRMVMREREMREWVTVTPSAGADTWRSLIDEAHDFVDRLTPR, from the coding sequence ATGGTCGACAGAGCCGCGATGGAGAGGGCGCACGAGATCTTCGATCCGATCGCCGCCGACCACCTCGCGCGTCCCGACGTCGACATCGGGCCCATGTTCGGCACGGAGGGCCTGCGAGTCCGGGGCAAGGTGTACGCCTTCGTCGAGCACCAGGGCGGACTGATCGCGAAAGTGCCCCAGTCGCGTGCCGACGCGCTGTGCGCCGACGGCACGGCGCTGCGCATGGTCATGCGCGAGCGGGAGATGCGCGAGTGGGTGACCGTGACGCCCAGCGCCGGCGCCGACACCTGGCGGTCGCTGATCGACGAGGCGCACGACTTCGTCGATCGACTGACTCCGCGGTAG
- a CDS encoding phosphoribosylaminoimidazolesuccinocarboxamide synthase yields MSSTTELPGWRHVYSGKVRDLYVPEGSDGAADRMLVVASDRVSAFDHVLSPGIPQKGELLTALSLWWFDRLGGGDGGRRIPNHLIADHELVGDEAREIIPREVVARSMLVRSLEMEPIECVVRGYLTGSGWAEYRASGTVCGIALPAGLANGDRLPEPIFTPAFKAPLGEHDENISFERTVEIVGAESAAELRDTSLEIYRRAAATAEEHGLVLADTKFEFGRPSTGSGTGVLTLADEVLTSDSSRYWDAAAWASGTTPEERMASFDKQIVRDWLAANWEDREGEPPTLPADIVERTRDRYAELLERLTAS; encoded by the coding sequence ATGAGCTCGACGACCGAACTGCCCGGCTGGCGTCACGTCTACTCCGGGAAGGTGCGCGATCTCTACGTGCCGGAAGGTTCCGACGGGGCCGCTGACCGCATGCTCGTCGTCGCGAGCGACCGGGTGAGCGCGTTCGATCATGTGCTCTCCCCCGGCATCCCGCAGAAGGGCGAACTGCTCACCGCGCTGAGCCTGTGGTGGTTCGACCGTCTCGGCGGCGGCGACGGCGGGCGACGCATCCCGAACCACCTCATCGCCGACCACGAGCTCGTCGGCGACGAGGCGCGCGAGATCATCCCGCGCGAGGTCGTCGCCCGATCGATGCTGGTGCGCTCGCTCGAGATGGAGCCGATCGAGTGCGTCGTGCGCGGCTACCTCACGGGTTCCGGATGGGCCGAGTACCGGGCGTCGGGAACCGTGTGCGGCATCGCCCTGCCCGCGGGCCTCGCGAACGGCGACCGGCTGCCCGAGCCCATCTTCACCCCGGCGTTCAAGGCACCCCTCGGCGAGCACGACGAGAACATCTCGTTCGAGCGCACTGTCGAGATCGTCGGCGCCGAGAGCGCGGCGGAGCTGCGCGACACCTCGCTGGAGATCTACCGGCGCGCGGCGGCGACCGCCGAGGAGCACGGGCTGGTCCTCGCCGACACGAAGTTCGAGTTCGGCCGCCCTTCGACGGGCTCAGGGACCGGAGTGCTGACGCTGGCCGACGAGGTGCTCACGAGCGATTCGTCGCGGTACTGGGATGCGGCGGCCTGGGCCTCGGGAACCACACCCGAGGAGCGCATGGCCAGCTTCGACAAGCAGATCGTGCGCGACTGGCTCGCGGCGAACTGGGAGGACCGCGAGGGCGAGCCGCCCACTCTCCCCGCCGACATCGTCGAGCGCACCCGCGACCGCTACGCCGAACTGCTCGAGCGCCTCACCGCGAGCTGA
- a CDS encoding uracil-xanthine permease family protein produces MALWKLHGNGRTVAPGAVVAPDERMNWGATVAIGIQHVIAMFGATFLVPVLTGFPVSTTLFFSGVGTLLFLVVTRNKLPSYLGSSFAFIAPITAATATAGTGSALAGIVAVGLLLAAVGVIVQFAGLGWVDRLMPPVVAGAIVALIGFNLAPVAWTSFREAPLTGTITLAAVILFSVLFRGFLGRISIFLGVIVGYIAALIQNEIDFTPVADAAWIGFPEFQLADVTSPQTWSVIAMFLPVVLVLVAENVGHVRGVATMTDASVNRSTGRALIADGAATTLAGLFGGSGTTTYGENIGVMAATRVYSTAVYWVAGAAAIVLSLSPKIGAVFNTIPPGVLGGVTTALYGLIGIIGIKIWVDNRVDFSRPVNQYTGAVALVLAIAGFTMQWGDFQLGAIVLGSVAALVIYHLGNAIARLRKTGADDGGPIPAVGPLGGDPL; encoded by the coding sequence ATGGCGCTGTGGAAGCTGCACGGAAACGGCCGCACCGTCGCCCCCGGGGCCGTCGTCGCCCCCGACGAGCGCATGAACTGGGGCGCGACCGTCGCGATCGGCATCCAGCACGTCATCGCCATGTTCGGCGCGACGTTCCTCGTGCCGGTGCTCACGGGCTTCCCCGTCTCGACGACCCTGTTCTTCTCGGGCGTCGGAACGCTGCTGTTCCTGGTGGTCACGCGCAACAAGCTGCCCAGCTACCTCGGGTCGTCGTTCGCGTTCATCGCTCCGATCACCGCGGCGACCGCTACCGCCGGCACAGGGTCGGCCCTCGCGGGCATCGTCGCGGTCGGGCTGCTGCTGGCCGCCGTCGGTGTGATCGTGCAGTTCGCCGGCCTCGGCTGGGTCGACCGCCTCATGCCCCCGGTGGTCGCCGGTGCGATCGTCGCCCTCATCGGGTTCAACCTCGCCCCCGTCGCCTGGACGTCGTTCCGCGAGGCGCCGCTGACCGGAACCATCACGCTCGCCGCGGTGATCCTCTTCAGCGTGCTGTTCCGCGGTTTCCTCGGGCGCATCTCGATCTTCCTCGGCGTGATCGTCGGGTACATCGCCGCCCTCATCCAGAACGAGATCGACTTCACTCCGGTGGCGGATGCGGCGTGGATCGGGTTCCCCGAGTTCCAGCTCGCCGACGTCACGTCGCCGCAGACCTGGTCGGTCATCGCGATGTTCCTCCCCGTCGTCCTCGTGCTCGTCGCCGAGAACGTCGGGCACGTGCGCGGTGTCGCCACGATGACGGATGCATCGGTCAACCGCTCGACCGGCCGCGCCCTGATCGCCGACGGCGCGGCGACCACCCTCGCCGGCCTCTTCGGCGGCTCGGGAACGACGACCTACGGCGAGAACATCGGCGTCATGGCGGCCACCCGCGTCTACTCGACCGCGGTGTACTGGGTCGCGGGCGCCGCGGCGATCGTGCTGAGCCTCTCGCCGAAGATCGGCGCGGTCTTCAACACCATCCCTCCCGGGGTGCTCGGCGGCGTCACCACCGCTCTGTACGGGCTCATCGGCATCATCGGCATCAAGATCTGGGTCGACAACCGCGTGGACTTCTCGCGCCCGGTCAACCAGTACACCGGCGCCGTCGCTCTCGTGCTCGCGATCGCCGGATTCACCATGCAGTGGGGCGACTTCCAGCTCGGCGCCATCGTGCTCGGCTCGGTGGCAGCGCTCGTCATCTACCACCTGGGCAACGCGATCGCGCGTCTGCGCAAGACCGGCGCCGACGACGGTGGGCCGATCCCCGCGGTCGGCCCCCTCGGCGGCGATCCGCTCTAA
- a CDS encoding winged helix-turn-helix transcriptional regulator — protein MSVSFAEIRGETDGVFSEGCSTRTVLDHIMSKWGVLVLSSLSDGTLRWGALRRAIDGISEKMLASTLKTLCDDGLVHRESFPSVPPHVEYSLTPLGRDLMERMLPLVEWVAQNAETMIRPETRPAA, from the coding sequence ATGTCGGTGAGTTTTGCGGAAATACGGGGTGAGACCGACGGGGTCTTCTCCGAGGGGTGCAGCACCCGGACGGTGCTCGATCACATCATGAGCAAGTGGGGGGTTCTCGTGCTCTCCTCGCTGTCGGACGGGACGCTGCGCTGGGGGGCGTTGCGCCGAGCCATCGACGGCATCAGCGAGAAGATGCTCGCGAGCACCCTCAAGACCCTCTGCGACGACGGTCTGGTGCACCGGGAGTCGTTCCCCTCGGTGCCGCCGCACGTCGAGTACAGCCTCACGCCCCTGGGACGCGACCTCATGGAGCGCATGCTGCCGCTGGTCGAATGGGTCGCGCAGAACGCCGAGACGATGATCCGCCCCGAGACCCGCCCCGCGGCTTAG
- a CDS encoding SDR family oxidoreductase, whose protein sequence is MTILVTGATGNLGRLVIDSLLARGAEPQSIVAGARDTAKAADLAERGVTVSALDYAVPATIASSLEGVDTVLLISGSEVGQRIAQHQAVIDAAVAAGVSKFVYTSLAHADTSELPLAPEHKATEEAIAASGLPAVILRNNWYTENHATDLARAAETGVVASSAGDGRIASATRADFAEAAAVVLLEDGHIGEVYELSGDTSWTFDDFAAAATEITGRPVAYQSLSTQEQAAALEAAGLDAGSIGFVTALEAGIRDGALADADGTMARLIGRPTTPLVAGLRPLV, encoded by the coding sequence ATGACCATCCTCGTCACCGGCGCGACCGGCAACCTCGGCCGCCTCGTCATCGACAGCCTCCTCGCCCGCGGGGCCGAGCCGCAGAGCATCGTCGCCGGCGCGCGCGACACGGCCAAGGCCGCCGACCTCGCCGAGCGCGGCGTGACCGTCTCCGCGCTCGACTACGCCGTGCCTGCGACCATCGCGTCGTCGCTCGAGGGCGTCGACACCGTGCTGCTCATCTCCGGGTCGGAGGTCGGCCAGCGCATCGCGCAGCACCAGGCGGTCATCGACGCCGCCGTCGCCGCGGGCGTGTCGAAGTTCGTCTACACCAGCCTCGCCCACGCCGACACGTCCGAACTGCCGCTCGCGCCCGAGCACAAGGCGACCGAAGAGGCGATCGCCGCGTCGGGGCTCCCCGCGGTGATCCTCCGCAACAACTGGTACACCGAGAACCACGCGACCGACCTCGCGCGCGCGGCCGAGACCGGCGTCGTGGCCTCGAGCGCCGGAGACGGCCGGATCGCGTCGGCGACCCGCGCCGACTTCGCCGAAGCGGCCGCGGTCGTGCTCCTCGAAGACGGGCACATCGGCGAGGTCTACGAACTGAGCGGCGACACGAGCTGGACCTTCGACGACTTCGCCGCGGCCGCCACCGAGATCACCGGCCGCCCCGTCGCCTACCAGTCATTGTCGACGCAGGAGCAGGCCGCAGCCCTGGAGGCCGCCGGCCTGGACGCCGGCTCGATCGGCTTCGTGACCGCGCTGGAGGCGGGCATCCGCGACGGAGCCCTCGCCGACGCCGACGGCACGATGGCCCGGCTCATCGGGCGTCCGACGACGCCGCTCGTCGCGGGTCTGCGCCCGCTCGTCTGA
- a CDS encoding GNAT family N-acetyltransferase, with product MPAEISALPADPTSTAALAGRGLRMSAIDATDDAAVRAWVEADARGFHDGAPTDEFLAELRDDFVLQRTIGVFDDTLADPAIPIATVAGWPAPVTLPGGEVDAWAISAVTVAPTHRRRGIARAMLEGELRTAVEAGLPMAVLTVSEATIYGRYGFGPVTWASRFEVDVRRAGWVGADAPGRVQLISREIAMTTARTLFDEARRATPGDVGIVGHRFDRLFGAPSDAAERRKRRFVRYDDESGTPRGLAVYHVSEDPHDWSAQILEVDYLVTTTDDAYRALWRYLFELDLIGTVKASLRSTDEPLTWLVANPRMIRTLELREHLWARVLDAPAVLSARTYGGAGSLTLRVRDPLGFADGVFSIETDAAGTARVAQAEASSGPLIDLPVDLLAPLLFGGVSAATLAAAGRITERAPGDAATADGLLRSARQPVLTTWF from the coding sequence ATGCCCGCCGAGATCTCCGCCCTTCCCGCCGACCCGACATCGACCGCCGCACTGGCCGGTCGCGGTCTGCGGATGTCCGCGATCGACGCGACCGACGACGCGGCCGTCCGCGCGTGGGTCGAAGCCGATGCGCGCGGCTTCCACGACGGTGCTCCGACCGATGAGTTCCTGGCCGAGCTGCGCGACGACTTCGTTCTGCAGCGCACCATCGGAGTCTTCGACGACACCCTCGCCGACCCGGCGATCCCCATCGCGACGGTCGCGGGCTGGCCCGCCCCGGTGACCCTCCCCGGCGGCGAGGTCGACGCATGGGCGATCAGCGCGGTCACCGTCGCACCGACTCACCGACGCCGAGGCATCGCCCGGGCCATGCTCGAGGGCGAACTGCGCACCGCCGTCGAAGCGGGCCTGCCGATGGCCGTGCTCACGGTGTCGGAGGCCACGATCTACGGTCGGTACGGCTTCGGCCCCGTCACGTGGGCCAGCCGGTTCGAGGTCGACGTGCGCCGTGCGGGCTGGGTCGGTGCCGACGCCCCCGGGCGCGTGCAGCTGATCAGCCGCGAGATCGCCATGACGACCGCCCGCACGCTGTTCGACGAGGCGCGGCGGGCGACGCCCGGCGACGTCGGCATCGTCGGACACCGGTTCGACCGCCTGTTCGGCGCCCCCTCCGACGCGGCCGAACGCCGCAAGCGCCGCTTCGTGCGTTACGACGACGAGTCGGGCACTCCCCGCGGACTCGCGGTCTATCACGTGAGCGAAGACCCGCACGACTGGTCGGCGCAGATCCTCGAGGTCGACTACCTCGTGACGACCACCGACGATGCCTACCGCGCGCTCTGGCGCTACCTGTTCGAGCTCGACCTCATCGGAACGGTGAAGGCGTCGCTGCGCTCGACCGACGAACCGCTGACCTGGCTCGTCGCGAATCCCCGCATGATCCGCACCCTCGAGCTGCGCGAGCACCTCTGGGCCCGCGTGCTCGACGCGCCCGCCGTGCTGAGCGCTCGTACGTACGGCGGGGCGGGCTCCCTCACCCTGCGCGTGCGCGACCCGCTCGGGTTCGCCGACGGCGTCTTCTCGATCGAGACGGATGCGGCGGGAACGGCGCGCGTGGCGCAGGCCGAAGCATCCTCCGGCCCGCTGATCGACCTCCCGGTCGACCTGCTCGCACCGCTCCTGTTCGGCGGCGTCTCGGCGGCGACCCTCGCCGCAGCCGGGCGCATCACGGAGCGCGCCCCCGGCGACGCGGCGACCGCCGACGGCCTGCTGCGCTCTGCGCGTCAGCCGGTGCTCACGACCTGGTTCTGA
- a CDS encoding LacI family DNA-binding transcriptional regulator, with translation MVISASTIEEVAARAGVSRSTVSRVVNGSPAVSEVARESVRRAIDDLNYVPNRAARALASRHSQAIALVVPEDTARFFGDPFFAAVVSGIQARLASTDYILNVILATGDPGDKTTGYLRSGSVDGAIIVSHHDNDTFIDRIAGAIPVVYGGRRVRVRDEDHVVDSDNVGGGRAATEHLLERGRRRIATITGPPSMRSSLDRLDGFRAVLDDAGLAPVAVEDGDFSEDGGAAAMRRILASGQEVDAVFAASDLMARGALRVLRDAGLAVPDDVAVVGFDDSMIAATTSPPLTTIRQPSRGQGERLVEILLDLLRGASPEHATVMPIELVVREST, from the coding sequence ATGGTCATCAGTGCGTCGACCATCGAAGAGGTCGCGGCGCGCGCCGGGGTGTCGCGCTCGACCGTCTCGCGCGTCGTCAACGGCTCGCCCGCGGTCTCGGAGGTCGCCCGGGAATCGGTGCGGCGTGCCATCGACGACCTCAACTACGTGCCGAACCGCGCGGCGCGTGCGCTCGCGAGCCGGCACAGCCAGGCGATCGCGCTCGTCGTCCCCGAGGACACGGCGAGGTTCTTCGGCGACCCGTTCTTCGCGGCGGTCGTCTCGGGCATCCAGGCGCGACTGGCGAGTACCGACTACATCCTGAACGTGATCCTCGCCACGGGCGACCCGGGCGACAAGACCACCGGCTACCTGCGCAGCGGCAGCGTCGACGGTGCGATCATCGTCTCCCACCACGACAACGACACCTTCATCGACCGCATCGCCGGCGCGATCCCCGTCGTCTACGGCGGGCGGCGCGTGCGTGTGCGCGATGAGGACCACGTCGTCGACAGCGACAACGTCGGCGGTGGTCGCGCGGCCACCGAGCACCTCCTCGAGCGGGGACGGCGGCGCATCGCGACCATCACCGGGCCCCCGTCGATGCGCTCCTCGCTCGATCGGCTCGACGGGTTCCGCGCCGTGCTCGACGACGCCGGGCTCGCCCCCGTGGCCGTCGAGGACGGCGACTTCTCGGAGGACGGCGGAGCCGCCGCGATGCGTCGCATCCTCGCGAGCGGTCAGGAGGTCGATGCGGTCTTCGCCGCGAGCGATCTCATGGCGCGCGGCGCGCTGCGTGTGCTGCGCGATGCCGGGCTCGCGGTGCCCGACGACGTGGCTGTCGTCGGCTTCGACGACTCGATGATCGCGGCGACGACCTCGCCGCCGCTGACGACGATCCGTCAGCCTTCGCGCGGGCAGGGTGAACGCCTGGTCGAGATCCTGCTCGACCTCCTCCGGGGCGCTTCTCCCGAGCACGCCACCGTCATGCCGATCGAGCTCGTGGTGCGCGAGTCGACCTGA
- a CDS encoding GH1 family beta-glucosidase, which yields MTLTDATTTTPLRPFPADFLFGAATAAYQIEGAAAEDGRRDSIWDAFARVPGAVINGDNGDVACDHYHRYRDDVAMMKRLGLQTYRFSTSWSRVRPDGGAVNPKGVDFYERLVDELLAADILPWLTLYHWDLPQALQEEGGWTNRDTAEKFTEYALDMHDALGDRVGVWTTLNEPWCSSFLSYTAGIHAPGHFSTGEGMLAAHHLLLGHGQTVRELRARDSSLNLGLTLNLTVADPVDPTVAADADAARRIDGQFNRWFLDPVFRGAYPADIVEDFRRVDAEAVATWEAAVRPGDLEVISTPIETLGVNYYHGEFVGGTPPTTPPGGGDAPTDRVTRSPFPSVDGIYWHDRGLPRTPMNWEVQPEGLTRLLRRVDEEYSAAVGTALFVTENGAAYDDEPVVEDGERRVHDSGRADFVGAHLGAVLDAIEHGVDVRGYFYWSLMDNFEWAWGYEKRFGIVRVDYDTQERTVKDSALQYSRIIAARALEGFPASS from the coding sequence ATGACCCTTACCGACGCGACCACCACGACGCCGCTGCGGCCCTTCCCCGCCGACTTCCTGTTCGGCGCGGCGACCGCCGCCTACCAGATCGAGGGCGCCGCGGCCGAGGACGGCCGACGCGACTCGATCTGGGATGCGTTCGCGCGGGTTCCCGGTGCGGTCATCAACGGCGACAACGGCGACGTGGCCTGCGACCACTACCACCGGTACCGCGACGACGTGGCGATGATGAAGCGGCTCGGGCTCCAGACGTACCGCTTCTCGACGTCGTGGTCGCGGGTGCGTCCCGACGGGGGAGCGGTGAACCCGAAGGGCGTCGACTTCTACGAGCGCCTCGTCGACGAACTTCTCGCGGCCGACATCCTGCCCTGGCTGACCCTGTACCACTGGGACCTCCCGCAGGCCCTCCAGGAGGAGGGCGGGTGGACGAACCGCGACACCGCGGAGAAGTTCACCGAGTACGCCCTCGACATGCACGACGCCCTCGGTGACCGTGTCGGCGTCTGGACGACGCTCAACGAGCCCTGGTGCTCGTCGTTCCTCAGCTATACCGCGGGCATCCACGCCCCGGGGCACTTCTCGACGGGTGAGGGGATGCTGGCGGCGCACCACCTGCTGCTGGGGCACGGGCAGACCGTGCGCGAACTGCGCGCGCGTGACTCGTCGCTCAACCTCGGGCTCACGCTCAACCTCACCGTCGCCGATCCGGTCGACCCGACGGTCGCGGCCGACGCGGACGCTGCCCGCCGCATCGACGGGCAGTTCAACCGGTGGTTCCTCGACCCCGTGTTCCGGGGCGCGTATCCGGCCGACATCGTCGAGGACTTCCGCCGCGTCGATGCGGAGGCCGTCGCGACGTGGGAGGCGGCGGTGCGCCCGGGCGACCTCGAGGTCATCTCGACCCCGATCGAGACCCTCGGCGTGAACTACTACCACGGTGAGTTCGTCGGCGGCACGCCGCCGACCACGCCGCCCGGCGGCGGAGACGCGCCGACCGACCGCGTCACCCGTTCCCCGTTCCCGTCGGTCGACGGGATCTACTGGCACGACCGTGGTCTTCCCCGCACCCCCATGAACTGGGAGGTGCAGCCGGAGGGGCTCACCCGTCTCCTGCGTCGTGTCGACGAGGAGTACTCGGCCGCCGTGGGCACGGCGCTGTTCGTCACCGAGAACGGGGCCGCCTACGACGACGAACCGGTCGTGGAGGACGGCGAGCGCCGCGTGCACGACAGCGGCCGGGCGGACTTCGTCGGCGCCCACCTGGGTGCCGTGCTCGACGCGATCGAGCACGGGGTCGACGTGCGCGGCTACTTCTACTGGTCGCTGATGGACAACTTCGAGTGGGCGTGGGGCTACGAGAAGCGGTTCGGCATCGTGCGCGTCGACTACGACACCCAGGAGCGAACGGTGAAGGATTCGGCGCTCCAGTACAGTCGCATCATCGCCGCGCGCGCGCTCGAGGGCTTTCCCGCGTCCTCGTAG
- a CDS encoding carbohydrate ABC transporter permease produces MSVVVPEPLPAVQVDTLDTDPPRRPGRGRRLRETGTAGIGSRPGFLTYGLLAAFIIGSVYPLWWSVVVASGTNATRGETLPLVPGGNFLANAVKVLDAIPFWLALGNSVLISAIITLSVVTFSTIAGYAFAKLRFRGRSGLMLFVIATMAIPTQLGIIPLFMVMRELGWTGTIGAVIVPTLVTAFGVFFMRQYLVDVIPDELIEAARMDGANQFRTFLTVGLPAARPAMAILGLFTFMTAWTDYLWPLIVLSPQNPTLQTALSQLQSGYYIDYSIVLAGAVMATLPLLVLFVLAGKQLISGIMAGAVKG; encoded by the coding sequence ATGAGCGTCGTCGTGCCCGAACCCCTCCCCGCCGTGCAGGTCGACACGCTCGACACCGACCCGCCGCGCCGACCCGGGCGTGGGCGACGCCTGCGCGAGACGGGCACGGCCGGCATCGGCAGTCGCCCCGGGTTCCTCACCTACGGACTCCTGGCCGCGTTCATCATCGGCAGCGTCTACCCGCTGTGGTGGTCGGTGGTGGTCGCCTCCGGCACGAACGCCACGCGTGGTGAGACCCTGCCGCTCGTGCCGGGCGGCAACTTCCTCGCCAACGCGGTCAAGGTGCTCGATGCCATCCCGTTCTGGCTGGCGCTGGGCAACTCCGTGCTCATCTCGGCGATCATCACGCTCTCGGTGGTGACGTTCTCCACGATCGCGGGCTACGCGTTCGCGAAGCTGCGCTTCCGCGGACGCAGCGGCCTGATGCTCTTCGTGATCGCGACGATGGCGATCCCGACGCAGCTCGGCATCATCCCGCTGTTCATGGTGATGCGCGAGCTCGGATGGACCGGCACCATCGGCGCGGTCATCGTGCCGACCCTCGTCACCGCCTTCGGCGTCTTCTTCATGCGGCAGTACCTCGTCGACGTCATCCCCGACGAGCTGATCGAGGCTGCGCGGATGGACGGTGCGAACCAGTTCCGCACCTTCCTGACGGTCGGGCTTCCCGCGGCCCGTCCTGCCATGGCGATCCTCGGACTGTTCACCTTCATGACGGCGTGGACCGACTACCTCTGGCCCCTCATCGTGCTCAGCCCTCAGAACCCCACCCTGCAGACGGCGCTCAGCCAGCTGCAGTCGGGCTACTACATCGACTACTCGATCGTGCTGGCGGGGGCCGTCATGGCGACCCTCCCGCTGCTGGTGCTCTTCGTGCTCGCGGGGAAGCAGTTGATCAGTGGGATCATGGCCGGGGCGGTAAAAGGATGA